In a single window of the Trypanosoma brucei brucei TREU927 chromosome 6, complete sequence genome:
- a CDS encoding transposase of Tn10 (The Tn10 insertion is an artefact from the BAC construction and is not present in other BACs covering this region or in Tb927 genomic DNA.) translates to MCELDILHDSLYQFCPELHLKRLNSLTLACHALLDCKTLTLTELGRNLPTKARTKHNIKRIDRLLGNRHLHKERLAVYRWHASFICSGNTMPIVLVDWSDIREQKRLMVLRASVALHGRSVTLYEKAFPLSEQCSKKAHDQFLADLASILPSNTTPLIVSDAGFKVPWYKSVEKLGWYWLSRVRGKVQYADLGAENWKPISNLHDMSSSHSKTLGYKRLTKSNPISCQILLYKSRSKGRKNQRSTRTHCHHPSPKIYSASAKEPWVLATNLPVEIRTPKQLVNIYSKRMQIEETFRDLKSPAYGLGLRHSRTSSSERFDIMLLIALMLQLTCWLAGVHAQKQGWDKHFQANTVRNRNVLSTVRLGMEVLRHSGYTITREDLLVAATLLAQNLFTHGYALGKL, encoded by the coding sequence ATGTGCGAACTCGATATTTTACACGACTCTCTTTACCAATTCTGCCCCGAATTACACTTAAAACGACTCAACAGCTTAACGTTGGCTTGCCACGCATTACTTGACTGTAAAACTCTCACTCTTACCGAACTTGGCCGTAACCTGCCAACCAAAGCGAGAACAAAACATAACATCAAACGAATCGACCGATTGTTAGGTAATCGTCACCTCCACAAAGAGCGACTCGCTGTATACCGTTGGCATGCTAGCTTTATCTGTTCGGGCAATACGATGCCCATTGTACTTGTTGACTGGTCTGATATTCGTGAGCAAAAACGACTTATGGTATTGCGAGCTTCAGTCGCACTACACGGTCGTTCTGTTACTCTTTATGAGAAAGCGTTCCCGCTTTCAGAGCAATGTTCAAAGAAAGCTCATGACCAATTTCTAGCCGACCTTGCGAGCATTCTACCGAGTAACACCACACCGCTCATTGTCAGTGATGCTGGCTTTAAAGTGCCATGGTATAAATCCGTTGAGAAGCTGGGTTGGTACTGGTTAAGTCGAGTAAGAGGAAAAGTACAATATGCAGACCTAGGAGCGGAAAACTGGAAACCTATCAGCAACTTACATGATATGTCATCTAGTCACTCAAAGACTTTAGGCTATAAGAGGCTGACTAAAAGCAATCCAATCTCATGCCAAATTCTATTGTATAAATCTCGCTCTAAAGGCCGAAAAAATCAGCGCTCGACACGGACTCATTGTCACCACCCGTCACCTAAAATCTACTCAGCGTCGGCAAAGGAGCCATGGGTTCTAGCAACTAACTTACCTGTTGAAATTCGAACACCCAAACAACTTGTTAATATCTATTCGAAGCGAATGCAGATTGAAGAAACCTTCCGAGACTTGAAAAGTCCTGCCTACGGACTAGGCCTACGCCATAGCCGAACGAGCAGCTCAGAGCGTTTTGATATCATGCTGCTAATCGCCCTGATGCTTCAACTAACATGTTGGCTTGCGGGCGTTCATGCTCAGAAACAAGGTTGGGACAAGCACTTCCAGGCTAACACAGTCAGAAATCGAAACGTACTCTCAACAGTTCGCTTAGGCATGGAAGTTTTGCGGCATTCTGGCTACACAATAACAAGGGAAGACTTACTCGTGGCTGCAACCCTACTAGCTCAAAATTTATTCACACATGGTTACGCTTTGGGGAAATTATGA